agatttccagcatgcaGACTTGTTTTATTATAACATTGAACAATTGCTGCAGCTCATCTACGCACACAAGGCAAACTTGCAGTTTGAGTCAGGAATTAGGAACGCAAATGCAATGGTGACATTTATTTTGAGGGGACTCGAATATAAAAGAGGGAAGCacttctaaggctctggtcagaccacatttggagtattgtgtgcagttttgggtcccatatctcaggaaggatgcactggtcctggagcacgttcagaggaggttcaagaGGATGGGAAGCTGaaaatatgaggaatgtttgaggactctgggtctatatttgatggagtttagaaggatggggcgGTGGTGGTGGTAGGGGtatgtaattgaaacatacaaaatactaAATGGCccagacagagtagatgttgggaaaatatttccattggtaggagagactagtaccaaagggcatagccttagagtaaagggaagactttttaaGAATGGAGAtaacttcagccagagagtggggaatctatggaattcattgccacaggaggctgtggaggtcaggtcattgagtatatttcagactgagatagatagggtcttgagtatcaagagttacagggagaaagtggtagAATAGGGTTGATGAACTTATTAACCATGATTAGCAGAGCAgaaccgatgggctgaatggcctaatttctgctactGTCTTATGATTTGCCATTGACTTTGCACTGACAACCCTCTTAAGTAACATTCCCCAATCTATCATAGAGAAAACAGATTTGGCTATTTAGATTCGGAGATTAGATTCCTGAATCAAGCACTCCACACTCTCTTGAAGAATTCCATCAAATACTGTTACTCATCCCCAAGAGGCTTCAGACAACCAGATTTTCAATTATTTCTTTCTTATTACACAATACATACTCAGAACACCTGCTCTCCAGTTGGTTCAACTTATTGTCCAGAAAACCATCCTTTATACACTCGCAAGAATTTCTCATGTATGGTTTTGTTATTAATTTTATTTGTCCTGTTTGGATATTAAAGTCACCCTTAACATGTTCCTTTAACTTACCATTTAAATGCCAGTTCCAAATCACCCCTAGATTTTTGCCCCTTGGTGTTTCTCAGCTCTTCCCCAACAAATTCAACACAGTTAAGGCTAATATCCTTCCTAATTCCTCTAGGAATTAAGGATAAAAAATACATGCTAGTGCAGCCACAACCCACATCCAATGAGCAAATTAAAACAACCTCTCATCATTATCTTAAatgtgcattgtgctggcatttgACTGGCCTCCAAAACATACAAATGTTAAACGTATCCATGTTTTAGTGGCACTCCCCAGCATAGAGGAGCACACCTCCAAATCCTTCGCCAACTGGCATCAAAAACACATGGTTACAAGCAGaattctcctcctcccccctcagTGATGCCAACCTGCCAGGAGCAGGGGGGAAAAAACAAGGTAGAATGTCTAGTTATTTCCAGTTAACATCTCCATGATCAATTCAAGGAAACACACTAGAATGGCTGGCATTTAGCTTCAAAAGCTGCAGAGTTCaatttttgtttcattaaaataaaggcTTCAGTTGCTCCTTCCCCTCTTTACAATTCAGCTCCTTTTGACTTAAAATAGTAATTCAAAATCTTTTGTAAGAACGTAAGTATGATCAAAACAGTAATTGATCTGACATATTAATGCAGCCAACCATGTTTATGTCACTATTAAGTAATAAATGAGAACATTTTCCATAAAGTTCCTATCTGACAATGATAGTTGAAACAGAGGAAATAATGTAAAGGACTTACATTGCAGGAAAGAGATGGGTTTTCTAAAAAGTTTATTTCTTGTAACAAACATTTTGATTAACTTCTGTAGCCATAACGCTTGAACTGTGGTCTCATGGGATCTACCATTGTATAGCACTTATTAATTCAGGCTGAATCTAAATGTATTCATTTGTTATGGCAACAGCATTAAGCCTGGAAATCCAATAGCAACTGACAACTTACAGTACACCAGTGAGTTCTAGTTAAAAAATTTATTTACAGTATATGCATATCCAAATTCCATTTGTAGTTCATAAAACTTACATATTCAAGGCACATGTATGTTTGCTGCACTACATTAGAAGTTTTATGTACAATATCTTCTGGTTGCAAGCAATTTGTTTTACTTAATAGAACAAAACATGTACACTTGAACAGACAGACAATTATCAGTTGCAAATAACCTTCCTGCCCCATCAAAAAAAGTTTGAAAATCTCTTTACAAATATTAAGTAACCTCTCTTAGGTACATTATTACTTCCCAAAGAAAAATTTTAAAGTACTTTACATAACTACAAAGACAATGGCTTCTTTCTGAAAAATACAATAGTGTATGCAGCAGCAAAATCAAAAATAGCCATGTATCTCTTCTGTAAAACCATATCACCGTCAATCCTACTTTAATGGTTCGGACCAAACAACAGGTGGATGTAATCACACATTTGAAAGaaatttattatttttaaaaattaaactgaATGAAATTGGCACCCAACTGCACCATCGAGACAACACTGAACACAAAATATAGTTCACAAAATTGAAGCTGACTGCTTCAAAGAGGGcatttctctctccacttctCCAGGTGCATTGCACATGTCTGTTTACGGCCCTATATACAAACAGTTAACAGAAAAGGAAATCTTAAATGTCATGTTAACACAAGCAAGTTTTACAAAAAAAATAATTTACAAACCCTGAAACAATATAAAGCTGTGTAAACCATACACAACCAAGGTTTATCAGAAAATATTTAATATGAAATTTATCAGCAGTTGGTAAGACACTATTAAAAAAATCTTAATAGGGATGTCAGCAGGAGCCACTACATTGGTTTTCGAACTACAAGCAGTGCAATTTACACAACTAACCCTCAATGTTCTACAGGAACCTCTTTAACAAAGACTTGTTTAGAGATTGTATAAATCCTGAATAATACAAAGTTATGTAAACAACATTAAATAGGCTTCTCCCATCACCGCCGGTGTCTGCTGTGGCCAGAGTGGCTGTTGTGATGTTTTGAAGACCTTTCATAAGACCGTGATCGATCATGCCTTCGCTCTCTGTGATGGCTTCTGCTTTCTTTGTGTTTTCGAGGAAAATCTAAACGCTCTCTGGATCTGCTTCTAGATCTTGACAAACTTTTACTGTAGCTCCTGCTGTGTGAACGCCTGCGTTTATGGGAATTGTATTTGTATTCTCGCATATCATCGTATTCCTTGACTTTTGGCCTGCCAATGTAAGGTGAGCTTCGTTTGTGCCGTTGTGGAGGGGAATCACTGCGGCTTCTTGAGTGGCTGCGGGATCGAGAGCTGTTAGATGCAGAACGGCTTCTTGTTCTTCTGTTTgcaggttaaaaaaaaaaaattccaaagcACAAATTAGTACATAAATAGAATCTAACTAGACAATTATCGAAAGATTACACTGCAAGGAGACATCCAACCCATCCAGTCCACTCCAGCTCTCTGCACAAACAACCCAACTATATCCACACCCCAACCCTTTCCCCAGAGCCCTGCAGCTTCGCACTTCAATTCTCTGTTGAAAGCCctaattgtatctgcctccacagCACTCTCAAGCAGTAAAATTctaaactatacacagtatttaAAAAAAACGAAAGAATTTTTTAACAAGGTCAATGGAAACAACAAAACAAGAAAATCCACAAATACTCCAAGACTTTTGAAACACCAGCTCAGTCAAATTAGCCAAGTGTTGGCACCAAAGATGTGCTGCTATTTGCAAACTTTCAATATTAACCATCTTTAACAGGTTCTTATGGGCTCCAATTAAGCTCACAACAGTATGAAGTTGCTCCCTTCCTGATATGGGGACAGTTCTTTACACACACCCATTAACTGCTTCAAGTTTGTGGAAAAAAGATTACATACGAACAGTCAAGTCTTTTGAAGATAGCAATTTGTTTTTTAATGCACTTTTgaaggaacaggaagagtttgCCTTGGACTACACCAAAGAAAGAAAAATCTTGAGTGGGGGAAAGGAACGCCACTCACTTTTGTACAAACTTGTTAGATAGTAAACTTGTACAGTGGTGAAATGTTTATTAACTTGCTTCCAAAAATATGATCAACTTTTCTAAAGAAGGAAAATGCAAATTCTATGAGCAGATCTGTCCAATTTCCAACTCCCAATCTGCTAATTTTGATTACATTAATATTAATCTCAAATCAGCAGCTCCAACAGTTCAGCAATGAGCAACACAATGCAATGTCAGCCTTTCAGCCAGAACACATGTATGTTCCCAAATACAGGAACAGGACAAAGTAAAGACAATCCCTACGGTCAATATTTTTAGAATCCAGTGGGCTTCCTTCTGCTTTACCCGTGAGACAAGTGATGCTTGTCTTCTGATTTACACAACCTTTGTAGCATTAATgtgggttaaaaatcacaacaccaagaGAAACTGTAGTCTTTATTCGCCCCTAAAGCAGCAAATCCTTTGGACAGATCTAATTTCTTATTTGGCTTTCTAACACTGTTTAATAACGCTCCTGTGAAGCAACTTGCAACATTTTACCAGTGTAAAGGAGGTAAACAAGTACATGATGCTGGCTTAAGTACTTCTGACACAGAAGCAAATGCACTACCGACTGAGTCACGTATCACTGGAATCTCAGAAAAATGGCCTTTTAAGTATCAGTGTCTATTCTTTTATAATGCGCCAGCTATTAGTATAACAAAGTCAAAATGGCATTTCAAGCGAGTCAGTTACAGTACTGTTTTGCTCAACACTAGGCACTGGCAAACTACTAGATATTGCTTTTACACAAGCACAAGAGAAATACCTAGCAAAGGCAGTGACAGAAGTTAGTGAAATACTAACACTTGAGTTTAATGTATTACTTACCGTCTCCGTGGAGAATGTGAATGAGAGCGAGACCTCGAGTAACTCCGACCTTTGCTTCTGCTTCGACTTCTGCTATTCTTCCCCTTTTGAACActaggagaaaaaaaaaattggaattgTAAGGTAGGCATCTATAATCCTGACAAAACAGACCTTTTGCTCTTTTGGGCAAAACAACAGATCAGTggtcaacactgctgcctcacagcaccagggaccaggctTCAATTACAGCCTCAGATCACTGTCTGGTGTtcagtttgcacatactccctgtatctgcatggatttcctccgacagtccaaggacatgcaggttagggtggattggtcatgctaaattgtccataatgtccagagatgtgtaggttaagtggattacccatgagaaatgcagcattacagggataagGCATGAAGCTGAGATGCTTTTTGGAGAGTCAGTGAgaacttgttaggccaaatgacTTGTTTCCACAATGTGGGGATTCTACAgaatttctatgattctatgaaagcaGCAGCAATTCTGGGAACAAAGAACTGTGCAACTTGTGATTTCCTTACAGGAAACCAAAAGATGACATCTTACAAGAGGCAATTTTCCCGTTAGTACAGAAAAACTACTTAAATCATTTAAAATTGGTCATTACCAGAAACTAAACATTTACTATAACTATTCTCAAACTAGAAATTGGAATGCACTGTTAAGGAAAATACATATGGTACATTCTTACTAACCCATTAAAAGGACTGTTAGATCGGGGCCATTTTTCTTCCTCATCCAGTTTTCGTCTAGCATTTTTCATTGCCTGGATAGAAAGCGGTGAAGGTTTTTCAAGTTTTCCATCTTTGGGAGAATCTACAAAGCACAACACAGATCATTTAGATAAAAAGGTCAGGAAatcacagtgaaacaaacttgttaaATTAAATCATGACTGATGGAATAACCCCAATTTAGCTCTGTAAATCTTCATAAATGAGCATTTTCAGCATCAGATTT
The Chiloscyllium punctatum isolate Juve2018m chromosome 16, sChiPun1.3, whole genome shotgun sequence DNA segment above includes these coding regions:
- the LOC140486910 gene encoding cyclin-L1-like isoform X3, encoding MTGILLVHGKNYIFLHFTCFCDQGDEKFRYSSTDHYLETFIKYGCFKNYMNDSLRTDVFVRYHPETIACACIYLAARALEIPLPNRPHWFLLFGTSEEEMKEICVKILKLYTRKKANLEHLDSEVEKRKVALQEAKAKAKGLLPDGTPALDAPPSFSPSSKPDSPKDGKLEKPSPLSIQAMKNARRKLDEEEKWPRSNSPFNGVQKGKNSRSRSRSKGRSYSRSRSHSHSPRRRRTRSRSASNSSRSRSHSRSRSDSPPQRHKRSSPYIGRPKVKEYDDMREYKYNSHKRRRSHSRSYSKSLSRSRSRSRERLDFPRKHKESRSHHRERRHDRSRSYERSSKHHNSHSGHSRHRR
- the LOC140486910 gene encoding cyclin-L1-like isoform X4, encoding MNDSLRTDVFVRYHPETIACACIYLAARALEIPLPNRPHWFLLFGTSEEEMKEICVKILKLYTRKKANLEHLDSEVEKRKVALQEAKAKAKGLLPDGTPALDAPPSFSPSSKPDSPKDGKLEKPSPLSIQAMKNARRKLDEEEKWPRSNSPFNGVQKGKNSRSRSRSKGRSYSRSRSHSHSPRRRRTRSRSASNSSRSRSHSRSRSDSPPQRHKRSSPYIGRPKVKEYDDMREYKYNSHKRRRSHSRSYSKSLSRSRSRSRERLDFPRKHKESRSHHRERRHDRSRSYERSSKHHNSHSGHSRHRR